The following coding sequences lie in one Megalodesulfovibrio gigas DSM 1382 = ATCC 19364 genomic window:
- the lipB gene encoding lipoyl(octanoyl) transferase LipB, with protein sequence MIVQHLGLVPYRTALALQEARRKAVADGAEETVLLCEHPPVITLGRQAQPASLRMPAAALAARGVEVVPVSRGGDVTCHFPGQLVAYVFVRLGKRPGGLHGLVHTLEETVIRLLQTRGVAAGRADGRPGVWVEDRKIASIGLALRQWTTWHGLALNVGPDLSLFDCIIPCGLAGVTMTSLARERNAAGQTGASPGVADLLDDYARILRHALAPAPLAQGDPAR encoded by the coding sequence ATGATCGTCCAACACCTCGGCCTCGTCCCGTATCGGACCGCCCTCGCCCTGCAGGAGGCCCGCCGAAAGGCCGTGGCCGACGGCGCTGAGGAAACCGTTCTCCTCTGCGAGCATCCGCCGGTGATCACCCTGGGTCGTCAGGCGCAGCCGGCGTCCCTGCGCATGCCGGCGGCTGCGCTTGCGGCCAGGGGTGTGGAGGTGGTGCCCGTTTCCCGCGGCGGCGACGTCACCTGTCATTTTCCCGGCCAGCTGGTGGCGTACGTGTTCGTGCGGCTGGGCAAACGGCCCGGCGGCCTGCACGGGCTGGTGCACACCCTGGAAGAGACGGTCATCCGCCTGTTACAGACGCGGGGGGTGGCCGCCGGGCGCGCAGACGGCCGCCCCGGCGTGTGGGTGGAGGATCGCAAGATCGCCTCCATCGGGCTGGCGTTGCGGCAATGGACCACTTGGCACGGGCTGGCCCTGAACGTGGGGCCGGATCTGTCCCTGTTCGATTGCATCATCCCCTGCGGCCTGGCCGGCGTGACCATGACCAGCCTGGCGCGCGAGCGCAACGCCGCAGGCCAAACCGGCGCTTCCCCGGGAGTGGCCGACTTGCTGGACGACTATGCCCGAATCCTCCGTCACGCCCTTGCGCCTGCCCCCCTGGCTCAAGGTGACCCTGCCCGCTGA
- a CDS encoding EamA family transporter — translation MLWFFLALATAVSSASEVALAKRWYGDLDTLEMLGVQLLWSLPVLLLGLVLVEVPEIKPGFWLQFAVLVPVNVLASLWVFAAVKESPLSLTMPLQAFTPLVMLLPAWLMLNEAPSWVGLSGIILIVMGSYVLNVDALQGGGVLGPFRAILREKGARHMLGAAVLFGLSAVQGKDLALKSSVLWSAAMFFTVNHLVVLSIIAVRRPGGLARMAARAKPGILVASLWVVHILSHYWAIMLTDAAYMVAIKRLNGLVGVILGGMLFREDKIRQRLIGAACMSAGAAVLALWA, via the coding sequence ATGCTCTGGTTTTTTCTTGCCTTGGCCACGGCGGTCAGTTCTGCATCGGAGGTCGCACTGGCCAAGCGCTGGTATGGCGACCTGGACACCCTGGAGATGCTCGGCGTGCAGCTGCTGTGGAGCCTGCCCGTGCTGCTGCTGGGGCTGGTGCTGGTGGAGGTGCCGGAAATCAAGCCCGGTTTCTGGCTGCAGTTCGCCGTGCTGGTGCCGGTGAACGTGCTGGCCAGCCTGTGGGTGTTTGCCGCAGTCAAGGAATCCCCCCTGTCCCTCACCATGCCCCTGCAGGCCTTCACGCCCCTGGTGATGCTGCTGCCGGCATGGCTCATGCTGAACGAAGCGCCCTCCTGGGTGGGGCTCTCCGGCATCATCCTGATTGTCATGGGCAGTTACGTGCTCAACGTGGATGCCCTGCAGGGCGGCGGCGTCCTGGGGCCGTTCCGGGCCATCCTGCGGGAAAAAGGCGCGCGGCACATGCTGGGCGCGGCCGTGCTCTTTGGGCTCTCCGCGGTGCAGGGCAAGGATCTGGCCCTCAAGTCCTCGGTATTGTGGTCCGCGGCCATGTTCTTCACGGTCAATCATCTGGTGGTGCTGAGCATCATCGCCGTCCGGCGGCCCGGCGGCTTGGCCAGGATGGCGGCCCGCGCCAAGCCGGGGATACTCGTCGCCAGCCTCTGGGTGGTGCACATCCTTTCCCATTACTGGGCCATCATGCTGACAGACGCCGCCTACATGGTGGCCATCAAGCGCCTGAACGGCCTGGTGGGCGTAATCCTGGGGGGCATGCTCTTCCGGGAAGACAAAATCCGCCAGCGCCTCATCGGCGCCGCCTGCATGAGCGCGGGCGCCGCCGTGCTGGCCCTGTGGGCCTGA
- the lipA gene encoding lipoyl synthase — MPESSVTPLRLPPWLKVTLPADKHFGQTRKLLDDLRLATVCQSARCPNIFECFGCGTATFLLMGRQCTRGCRFCNIGEGPPAPLEADEPARVAEAAARLGLATVVMTSVTRDDLPDGGAGHIAAAIHAVRQRLPQARIEVLIPDFQGDAAALQAVLDARPDCLNHNVETVPGCYARVRPQASYAQSLELLARAAGQGFVVKSGMMVGLGETDAEVRAVLEDLARVGVTAVTIGQYLPPSRRHMPVTRYVHPDIFKEYEVFGNNLGLETVSGPRVRSSYHAGEVLEKLAGRAAAG; from the coding sequence ATGCCCGAATCCTCCGTCACGCCCTTGCGCCTGCCCCCCTGGCTCAAGGTGACCCTGCCCGCTGACAAGCACTTCGGCCAGACCCGCAAGCTCCTGGACGACCTGCGTCTGGCCACGGTCTGCCAGTCCGCCCGCTGCCCGAACATCTTTGAATGCTTCGGCTGCGGCACGGCCACGTTCCTGCTCATGGGCCGCCAGTGCACCCGCGGCTGCCGCTTCTGCAACATCGGCGAGGGCCCCCCCGCGCCGCTGGAAGCCGATGAGCCGGCCCGCGTGGCCGAGGCTGCCGCCCGCCTGGGGCTGGCCACGGTGGTCATGACCTCCGTGACCCGGGACGACCTGCCAGACGGCGGCGCAGGCCACATTGCCGCAGCCATCCATGCCGTGCGCCAGCGCCTGCCCCAGGCGCGCATCGAGGTGCTCATCCCGGATTTTCAGGGAGATGCCGCCGCCCTGCAGGCCGTACTGGATGCCCGGCCGGACTGCCTGAATCACAACGTGGAAACCGTGCCCGGATGCTATGCCCGCGTCCGGCCCCAGGCGTCCTATGCGCAGTCCCTGGAGCTGCTGGCCCGGGCGGCGGGGCAGGGATTCGTGGTCAAAAGCGGGATGATGGTGGGTCTGGGCGAGACCGACGCCGAAGTGCGCGCCGTGCTGGAGGATCTGGCCCGGGTCGGCGTAACGGCCGTCACCATTGGCCAGTATCTGCCGCCCAGCCGCCGCCACATGCCCGTGACGCGCTATGTGCATCCGGACATCTTCAAGGAATACGAAGTGTTCGGAAACAACCTGGGCCTGGAGACCGTGAGCGGCCCGCGGGTGCGCTCCAGCTACCACGCCGGCGAGGTGCTGGAAAAGCTGGCCGGCCGCGCCGCTGCGGGCTAG
- a CDS encoding small ribosomal subunit Rsm22 family protein has product MSSVTADFPAFGPGRTLLPPLPGEARQLLDKYLMHLGAVLPLTPRHRRDLPVAVVELSMLLTSERGERRPDYLQTPRLHAAYCWHFLPWNLFRLGRLLTGMAWALEDLEDGDVLLDVGAGPLALTQALWMVRPDLREKKLRWICLDRARKVMQTGRELFDKLTGGNSPWDIQLVGESLQRGLPQVLQGHGPFRLVTAANVINEAVGSSHGEETLAERVARLLDPLTRRLDESRGRLLLVEPGTRLGGTLMGLARESLLDDGFSVLAPCTHHAECPLLGRNAPGWCHQLMDVDGAPEWLHELATLAKLPKRQASLSMLLAGRQPSPLPAKAVAKLARVVSSSFPLPSQNAMGRYACAGEGLLLLVEQAKAPLRAGGEAIEYLLEGPARRDAKSGALLARSPHSPAPVAHRDDRPTPRPRPVSDRPRPAGGPPKGRGRRR; this is encoded by the coding sequence ATGTCTTCCGTCACCGCTGATTTCCCTGCCTTCGGCCCCGGCCGCACCCTGCTGCCTCCCCTGCCCGGCGAGGCCCGCCAGTTGCTGGACAAGTACCTCATGCACCTGGGTGCAGTGCTGCCCCTTACCCCCAGACACCGCCGCGACCTGCCCGTGGCCGTGGTCGAGCTCTCCATGCTGCTCACCAGCGAGCGCGGCGAACGCCGGCCGGACTATCTGCAAACCCCGCGCCTTCATGCGGCCTACTGCTGGCATTTTCTGCCGTGGAACCTCTTCCGCCTCGGCCGCCTGCTGACCGGCATGGCCTGGGCCTTGGAGGATCTGGAGGATGGCGACGTCCTGCTGGACGTGGGCGCAGGCCCCCTGGCGCTGACGCAGGCGCTGTGGATGGTCCGCCCGGATCTGCGGGAAAAGAAGCTGCGCTGGATCTGTCTGGATCGTGCCCGCAAGGTCATGCAGACCGGCCGCGAGCTTTTCGACAAACTCACCGGCGGCAACAGCCCCTGGGATATCCAGCTCGTGGGCGAAAGCCTGCAACGCGGCCTGCCGCAGGTGCTGCAAGGGCACGGCCCCTTCCGACTGGTGACCGCGGCCAACGTGATCAACGAAGCCGTGGGCAGCAGTCACGGCGAGGAGACCCTGGCCGAGCGCGTGGCCCGGCTGCTCGATCCCCTCACCCGCCGCCTGGACGAATCCCGCGGCCGGCTGCTGCTGGTGGAGCCCGGCACCCGCCTGGGCGGCACCCTCATGGGGCTGGCCCGCGAATCGCTGCTGGACGACGGGTTTTCCGTCCTCGCCCCCTGCACCCACCACGCCGAATGCCCGCTGCTGGGCCGTAACGCCCCGGGCTGGTGCCACCAGCTCATGGATGTGGACGGCGCCCCGGAATGGCTGCACGAACTTGCCACCCTGGCCAAACTGCCCAAGCGTCAGGCCAGCCTGTCCATGCTCCTGGCCGGCCGGCAGCCCTCGCCCCTGCCTGCCAAGGCTGTGGCAAAACTGGCGCGGGTGGTTTCCTCGTCCTTTCCCCTGCCCTCCCAGAACGCCATGGGCCGCTATGCCTGCGCCGGCGAAGGCCTGTTGCTGCTGGTGGAACAGGCCAAGGCCCCTTTACGGGCCGGCGGCGAGGCCATAGAATACCTCCTGGAAGGCCCGGCCCGGCGAGACGCCAAATCCGGCGCGCTCCTGGCCCGTTCCCCCCACTCTCCAGCCCCGGTGGCGCACCGCGATGATCGTCCAACACCTCGGCCTCGTCCCGTATCGGACCGCCCTCGCCCTGCAGGAGGCCCGCCGAAAGGCCGTGGCCGACGGCGCTGA
- a CDS encoding Hsp20/alpha crystallin family protein — MVIDFSPFFAGRPQLERLFDRRWPLAGGWPAQPVFPLLNVSHDETAIYMHCRLPGVNIEDVELILAGDTLTIKGERKPVQGRYYRQERPSGPFQRVATINAPIDQDAIRATLKDGILAIVLPKAAPSAPRTIAIATP; from the coding sequence ATGGTCATCGACTTCAGCCCGTTCTTCGCCGGCCGCCCGCAACTGGAGCGGCTCTTCGACAGGCGCTGGCCCCTGGCTGGCGGCTGGCCTGCCCAGCCTGTGTTCCCCCTGCTCAATGTCAGCCACGACGAGACCGCCATTTACATGCACTGCCGGCTGCCCGGCGTGAACATTGAGGATGTGGAGCTGATTCTGGCCGGCGACACCCTGACCATCAAGGGCGAGCGCAAGCCCGTGCAGGGACGCTACTACCGCCAGGAACGGCCCAGCGGCCCCTTCCAGCGGGTGGCGACCATCAACGCCCCCATCGACCAGGACGCCATCAGGGCCACCCTCAAGGATGGCATCCTGGCCATCGTCCTGCCCAAAGCCGCCCCCAGCGCCCCGCGCACCATCGCCATCGCCACGCCATAA
- a CDS encoding FeoB-associated Cys-rich membrane protein — protein METAIVLLIVATAAVYVFRKFARPLTGKGGACGCGSAGCSASRPSFKTSGKLVELRPRDGSGCGCSQGLGCTCEDPKDDTPTQRLQ, from the coding sequence GTGGAAACCGCCATTGTTCTGCTCATCGTCGCCACGGCGGCTGTGTACGTGTTTCGCAAATTTGCCCGCCCGCTGACGGGCAAGGGCGGAGCCTGCGGCTGCGGCAGCGCCGGCTGCTCGGCGTCGCGCCCGTCGTTCAAGACGTCAGGCAAGCTCGTAGAATTGCGCCCCCGGGACGGCTCGGGCTGCGGCTGCAGCCAGGGGCTGGGCTGCACCTGCGAGGACCCCAAGGACGACACGCCCACGCAGCGTCTGCAGTAA
- a CDS encoding Hsp20/alpha crystallin family protein, whose translation MAASTTPPGMPAHCPCNDAPSRELHCLVPETDIIELEDGFHLFLDMPGMDKHSLRIALEGSELTVLARTRFDLDTAMRGAKTLAHLEFGGGEYRAAFTISDDVDRERIRATVHNGVVDLHLPRSRRATTRIEILRG comes from the coding sequence ATGGCCGCCAGCACCACCCCGCCCGGCATGCCCGCCCACTGCCCCTGCAACGACGCCCCCTCCCGGGAACTCCATTGCCTGGTGCCGGAAACGGACATCATCGAATTGGAAGACGGCTTTCACCTGTTTCTGGACATGCCCGGCATGGACAAGCACAGCCTGCGCATTGCCCTGGAAGGCAGCGAACTGACCGTGCTGGCCCGGACCCGCTTCGACCTGGACACGGCCATGCGCGGCGCCAAGACCCTGGCCCACCTGGAGTTCGGCGGCGGCGAGTATCGCGCGGCCTTCACCATTTCCGACGACGTGGACCGCGAACGCATCAGGGCCACGGTACACAACGGCGTGGTGGATCTGCACCTGCCCCGCTCCCGCCGGGCCACCACACGCATCGAGATTCTGCGCGGGTGA
- a CDS encoding ATP-binding protein, giving the protein MRTDRLSLLRRGPSLLLALLWVLPWACVWCSPEAATAETLRVVLESARAPLSSRDQQGRPHGMAVEFWETWSRRSGVSLSISMLPLYDALQALRQGEADAVLEYAHTGQAPPGLALGKSYANLPVFLFFSQKLSGIKDVNDLEGLRLGVVAASAEAATMAERVPFGTVLVAYPTTEALVAAASLGEVHAFLAPAAVAAQHLARTGALEEFPRLRDPVLIMQVSVLAREENAAVLTALAGGMDEAMFLERKAIELAWRGHSLTQDMPWRVLGAVLLVLLGLMAAVLCWNRQLQRRVRLATTEQRSLNDALEEEIRTRRAAEEELARLNRLLEFRIVERTKALGEKALQLQHVNERLRRMDEAKTAFLAAVSHELRTPLTSLRGFSKLIRKDFEKSVLPCLQGDALTRAERILQNLIIMDAEGDRLSRLINDYLDLSRIEAGRMIWRDAEINPGDCVQHALRAVAGQVAEKTHLDLHVDTAPGLPTLHIDPDRLEQVLINLLSNALKFTPRGEVWLRTTATPGGVCFAVQDTGPGIAETDRERIFDKFERLILDDTLQTPDAVGTGLGLSICRQIVEHYGGSIRVESEPGQGSTFIVELPVAESADALDEPQGDNA; this is encoded by the coding sequence TTGCGTACGGATCGCTTGTCACTGTTGCGCCGGGGTCCTTCCCTGCTTTTGGCCCTGCTGTGGGTCCTGCCGTGGGCATGCGTCTGGTGCAGCCCGGAGGCGGCAACTGCCGAAACATTGCGCGTGGTGCTGGAAAGCGCCCGGGCGCCTCTTTCCAGTCGCGACCAGCAGGGCCGTCCCCACGGCATGGCTGTGGAGTTCTGGGAAACCTGGAGCCGACGCAGCGGCGTGTCCCTCTCCATTTCCATGCTGCCGCTGTACGATGCGCTGCAGGCCCTGCGTCAGGGCGAGGCCGATGCCGTGCTCGAATACGCCCACACCGGTCAGGCGCCACCGGGGCTGGCCCTGGGCAAGTCGTATGCCAACCTCCCAGTCTTTCTGTTTTTCTCCCAAAAATTGTCCGGCATCAAGGACGTGAACGACCTTGAAGGCCTGCGCCTGGGCGTGGTGGCCGCCTCGGCCGAGGCAGCCACCATGGCCGAGCGCGTGCCCTTCGGCACGGTGCTGGTGGCCTATCCCACCACGGAAGCCCTGGTGGCCGCGGCCAGCCTGGGCGAGGTGCATGCCTTCCTGGCGCCGGCCGCCGTCGCCGCGCAGCATCTGGCCAGAACAGGCGCACTGGAGGAGTTCCCCCGCCTGCGGGATCCCGTGCTCATTATGCAGGTATCTGTGCTGGCTCGGGAGGAGAATGCCGCGGTCCTGACTGCCCTGGCGGGCGGCATGGACGAGGCCATGTTCCTGGAGCGCAAGGCCATTGAGCTGGCCTGGCGCGGCCATTCCCTGACGCAGGACATGCCGTGGCGGGTGCTGGGGGCCGTGCTGCTGGTGCTGCTGGGGCTGATGGCGGCGGTGCTCTGCTGGAACCGGCAGCTGCAGCGCCGTGTGCGGCTGGCCACCACTGAACAACGCAGCCTCAACGATGCGCTGGAAGAGGAAATCCGCACCCGGCGAGCCGCGGAGGAAGAACTTGCCCGGCTGAACCGGCTGCTGGAATTCCGCATTGTGGAGCGCACCAAGGCCCTGGGGGAAAAGGCCCTCCAGTTGCAACACGTCAACGAGCGACTGCGCCGCATGGACGAGGCCAAGACGGCGTTTCTGGCCGCCGTATCTCACGAATTGCGCACGCCCCTGACCTCCCTGCGCGGCTTCTCCAAGCTCATTCGCAAGGATTTCGAAAAGTCCGTGCTGCCCTGCCTGCAGGGCGATGCCCTGACCCGGGCCGAGCGCATCCTCCAGAATCTGATCATCATGGACGCCGAAGGCGACCGCCTGTCCCGGCTCATCAACGATTATCTGGACCTCTCCCGCATTGAGGCCGGCCGCATGATCTGGCGCGATGCCGAGATCAATCCCGGCGACTGCGTCCAGCACGCCTTACGGGCCGTTGCCGGCCAGGTGGCGGAAAAGACCCATCTGGACCTGCACGTGGACACCGCCCCCGGGCTCCCCACCCTGCACATAGACCCGGACCGGCTGGAACAGGTGCTCATCAACCTGCTCTCCAACGCCCTCAAGTTCACCCCCCGCGGCGAGGTGTGGCTGCGCACCACGGCCACCCCCGGCGGGGTATGCTTTGCCGTGCAGGACACCGGGCCCGGAATTGCCGAAACCGACCGCGAGCGCATCTTCGACAAGTTTGAGCGGCTCATCCTGGATGACACCCTCCAGACCCCGGACGCCGTGGGCACAGGGCTGGGGCTCTCCATCTGCAGGCAGATCGTGGAGCACTACGGGGGCAGCATCCGGGTGGAAAGTGAACCCGGACAGGGCAGCACCTTCATTGTGGAGCTTCCCGTGGCAGAATCGGCGGACGCATTGGACGAACCTCAGGGGGACAACGCATGA
- a CDS encoding ASKHA domain-containing protein: MDPMDPMAIRQDTLLARLFHQEDGPPRSLCNGLGRCGRCRVRFRTNPPAPVPAETQVFSDKELADGWRLACRHPDSPASIRDLDIPKALDVGEAVWNVSPAASEPVPCCLALDLGTTTLDWRLVTDGRVLAHGRSLNPQGVMGAEVMSRLACAADSRCAARLRHLPREFLQALIREAALRGLAPDRACVAGNTVMTSLLLGRDTAGLAAAPYRLEHPGGCEERLPGLPPVYIPPLAGPFLGADLTAGLAWLVRIRRTAFPFLLMDLGTNGECILALDEHNFLATSVAMGPALEGVGLSCGRLAGPDVATAVRLTPRGLRWLDWQGRALEHPEALSGTGALGLVHVLLQTGVLTEDGHFAKDARHPLAERLLEDVCVLRGEPVFCLDEFGSVRLTATDIEQLLKVKAACNAATTVLLQDAGLTWADLAAVCLAGALGRHLEPGVLEGTGWLPATVMQRPGVVQAVGNSSLEGAALLCEDAAAREWIQAASARIQVRNLAELPTFQQLFLERMTFRHVFRHR, translated from the coding sequence ATGGACCCCATGGACCCCATGGCCATCCGCCAAGACACCCTGCTGGCCCGGCTCTTCCATCAGGAGGACGGCCCGCCGCGCTCCCTGTGCAACGGCCTGGGCCGCTGCGGCCGCTGCCGGGTGCGGTTTCGCACCAATCCCCCTGCCCCCGTGCCGGCGGAAACGCAGGTCTTTTCCGACAAGGAACTCGCCGACGGCTGGCGACTGGCCTGCCGGCATCCCGATTCGCCAGCCTCGATCCGCGATCTGGACATCCCCAAGGCCCTGGATGTGGGCGAAGCCGTCTGGAACGTCTCCCCGGCAGCGTCCGAACCCGTCCCCTGCTGTCTGGCCCTGGATCTGGGCACCACCACCCTGGACTGGCGGCTGGTGACCGACGGCCGCGTGCTGGCGCACGGCCGCAGCCTCAATCCCCAGGGGGTCATGGGGGCGGAGGTGATGAGCCGCCTGGCCTGCGCTGCCGACTCCCGCTGCGCCGCCCGGCTGCGCCACCTGCCGCGGGAGTTCCTGCAGGCCCTGATCCGGGAAGCCGCGCTGCGCGGTCTGGCCCCCGACCGCGCCTGCGTGGCCGGCAACACCGTCATGACCTCCCTGCTCCTGGGCCGGGACACCGCCGGCCTGGCCGCCGCGCCCTACCGGCTGGAGCATCCCGGCGGCTGCGAGGAGCGCCTGCCCGGCCTGCCGCCGGTGTACATCCCGCCCCTGGCCGGCCCGTTCCTGGGGGCGGACCTCACCGCCGGCCTGGCCTGGCTGGTGCGGATCCGGCGCACGGCCTTCCCGTTTTTGTTGATGGATCTCGGCACCAACGGGGAATGCATCCTGGCCCTGGACGAGCACAACTTCCTGGCCACCAGCGTGGCCATGGGGCCGGCCCTGGAGGGCGTGGGGCTCTCCTGCGGCCGTCTGGCTGGTCCCGACGTGGCCACGGCCGTGCGTCTGACCCCGCGCGGCCTGCGCTGGTTGGACTGGCAGGGCCGCGCCCTGGAGCATCCCGAGGCGCTCTCCGGCACCGGGGCCCTGGGGCTGGTCCATGTGCTGCTGCAGACAGGTGTGCTCACCGAGGACGGGCACTTTGCCAAGGATGCCCGTCACCCCCTGGCCGAACGACTTCTGGAGGATGTCTGCGTCCTGCGCGGGGAGCCCGTCTTCTGTCTGGATGAATTCGGCAGTGTCCGTCTCACGGCCACGGACATCGAACAGCTTCTCAAGGTCAAGGCCGCCTGCAACGCCGCCACCACGGTGCTGTTGCAGGATGCCGGCCTGACCTGGGCCGATCTGGCCGCCGTCTGCCTGGCCGGCGCCCTGGGCCGACACCTGGAACCCGGCGTGCTGGAAGGCACGGGCTGGCTGCCGGCCACCGTGATGCAGCGGCCCGGGGTGGTGCAGGCTGTGGGCAATTCTTCCCTGGAAGGCGCGGCCCTCTTGTGCGAAGATGCAGCCGCCAGGGAGTGGATCCAGGCGGCGTCAGCGCGCATCCAGGTGCGCAATCTGGCGGAGCTCCCGACATTTCAACAGCTATTTCTGGAAAGGATGACCTTCCGCCATGTCTTCCGTCACCGCTGA
- a CDS encoding V-type ATP synthase subunit A, producing the protein MQHSENIGRIVGVGGNLVTVEFDLPVVQNEVAYVRLEEQGRHVGLKAEVIRVRGRYADVQVFEATHGLCVGDKVIFTGELLSVELGPGLLGQVFDGLQNPLDAIAAEHGFFLARGSYYRPLDAQRRWDFTPCTRPGERLRAGMPVGHVPEAIFRHAIMVPYGLKGWGTVVSLAEAGPCTIDDVVAVVLDEDRREHEIRLTQQWPVKIPVTAYAERLRPTQPMTTKIRIIDTYNPVALGGVYCIPGPFGAGKTVLQQITSRHADVDVVVVAACGERAGEVVETIRTFPELEDPRTGRSLMERTIIICNTSSMPVASREASVYTAVTMAEHYRQMGLKVLLLADSTSRWAQALREMSGRLEEIPGEEAFPAYLESVVAAFYERGGVVRLHTGETGSVTIGGTVSPAGGNFEEPVTQATLKVVGAFLGLSRARSDARRYPAIDPLGSWSHYDGVVDVAQVAAARQLLTQGFEVKQMMQVVGDEGTSLEDYLLYLKAEFLDAVYLQQDAYDPVDGATDADRQRRVFSLVSGILAMDFAMQDKDSAKRFFLSLTQTFLDFNRVPMDDPGFEQAERAIRTRCQEAARDA; encoded by the coding sequence ATGCAGCATTCAGAAAATATCGGCCGCATCGTGGGCGTGGGCGGCAACCTCGTTACCGTGGAGTTCGATCTGCCCGTGGTGCAGAACGAAGTGGCCTACGTGCGGCTGGAAGAGCAGGGCCGCCACGTGGGCCTGAAAGCGGAAGTCATCCGCGTGCGCGGCCGCTATGCCGACGTGCAGGTCTTCGAGGCCACCCACGGCCTGTGCGTGGGGGATAAGGTCATCTTTACCGGGGAATTGCTCTCGGTGGAGCTGGGGCCGGGCCTCCTGGGGCAGGTCTTCGACGGCCTGCAGAACCCCCTGGACGCCATTGCCGCGGAGCACGGCTTCTTCCTGGCCCGCGGCAGCTACTATCGCCCCCTGGACGCGCAGCGTCGCTGGGACTTCACCCCCTGCACCCGGCCCGGCGAACGCCTGCGGGCCGGCATGCCCGTGGGCCACGTGCCCGAGGCCATCTTCCGCCATGCAATCATGGTCCCGTACGGGCTCAAGGGCTGGGGCACGGTGGTGTCCCTGGCCGAGGCAGGCCCCTGCACCATTGATGATGTGGTGGCCGTGGTCCTGGACGAAGACCGCCGCGAGCACGAAATCCGCCTCACTCAGCAGTGGCCGGTGAAGATTCCCGTCACTGCCTATGCCGAACGTCTGCGGCCCACCCAGCCCATGACCACCAAGATCCGCATCATAGACACGTACAACCCCGTGGCCCTGGGCGGCGTGTATTGCATTCCCGGCCCCTTCGGCGCGGGCAAGACCGTGCTGCAGCAGATCACCTCCCGTCATGCCGACGTGGATGTGGTGGTGGTGGCTGCCTGCGGCGAGCGCGCCGGCGAGGTGGTGGAGACCATCCGCACCTTTCCCGAACTGGAAGACCCCCGCACCGGCCGTTCCCTCATGGAGCGGACCATCATCATCTGCAACACCTCCTCCATGCCCGTGGCCTCGCGGGAAGCCAGCGTCTACACCGCCGTGACCATGGCCGAACACTACCGGCAAATGGGGCTGAAGGTGCTGCTGCTGGCGGATTCCACCTCCCGCTGGGCCCAGGCCCTGCGCGAGATGAGCGGCCGGCTGGAGGAGATTCCCGGGGAGGAGGCCTTCCCGGCGTATCTGGAATCCGTGGTGGCTGCGTTCTACGAGCGCGGCGGCGTGGTGCGCCTGCATACCGGGGAGACGGGATCCGTGACCATCGGCGGCACCGTGAGCCCGGCCGGCGGCAACTTCGAAGAGCCCGTCACCCAGGCCACCCTGAAGGTGGTGGGCGCGTTCCTGGGCCTCTCCCGCGCCCGGTCCGACGCCCGGCGCTATCCGGCCATCGATCCCCTGGGCTCCTGGAGCCATTACGACGGCGTGGTTGATGTCGCCCAGGTGGCCGCCGCGCGTCAGTTGCTGACCCAGGGCTTCGAGGTGAAGCAGATGATGCAGGTGGTGGGGGACGAGGGCACGTCTCTGGAGGACTATCTGTTGTATCTGAAAGCGGAATTCCTGGACGCCGTGTACCTGCAGCAGGACGCTTACGATCCCGTGGACGGCGCCACCGACGCCGACCGCCAGCGCCGGGTGTTCTCCCTGGTGTCCGGGATCCTGGCCATGGACTTCGCCATGCAGGATAAGGACTCGGCCAAGCGGTTCTTTTTGTCCCTGACCCAGACGTTTCTGGACTTCAACCGCGTCCCCATGGATGACCCCGGATTCGAGCAGGCGGAACGGGCCATCCGCACCCGATGCCAGGAGGCGGCCAGGGATGCATAG